The Arachis duranensis cultivar V14167 chromosome 2, aradu.V14167.gnm2.J7QH, whole genome shotgun sequence genome has a window encoding:
- the LOC107474687 gene encoding uncharacterized protein LOC107474687: MAYHQYEDGHTASKSEQEAQLEGQTIIEHEAERQKEAERELRREVRQRKELEDKLRKLEADLQNRNDRAVRGESPLGGEDLFTEKIMRAKVSRNFKSPNMDLYDRTSDPSHHLSNFKSRMYLADASDTTRCKAFPNTLTKVAMKWFDNLPPRSITSFDDLARKFLTRFSIQKDKTKHAPSLLGVKQEVGETRDYMERFNKACLEIQNLPTKAMIMGIVNGLKEGPFSQSISKRYPTSLNKVQGKKFLTQETFSTDKPALLPSNKGKGAQKERRTEHRKYHNYTLLRVFLVNVYREICHMEMLPPPRLIKHKKAESQKEYCEYHKFYEHSANECYDLKNIIGKLAREG; the protein is encoded by the exons ATGGCGTACCACCAGTATGAAGACGGCCACACGGCATCTAAATCTGAGCAAGAAGCTCAGCTAGAAGGCCAGACCATC ATCGAACACGAGGCTGAACGACAAAAGGAAGCAGAACGGGAGTTACGAAGAGAGGTGAGACAACGAAAGGAGCTAGAAGACAAGCTCCGGAAGCTGGAAGCTGATCTACAAAATAGGAATGACCGGGCGGTTCGTGGTGAAAGCCCCTTGGGAGGAGAAGATCTGTTCACAGAAAAGATCATGAGGGCTAAAGTTTCCAGAAATTTCAAATCACCCAACATGGATCTCTATGACAGAACGTCTGACCCAAgccaccacctcagcaactttaAAAGTAGAATGTACTTGGCCGATGCTTCCGACACCACCCGTTGTAAAGCCTTCCCGAATACTCTAACAAAGGTAGCCATGAAGTGGTTTGATAACTTACCACCCCGATCAATAACCAGTTTCGACGACCTTGCTAGAAAGTTTTTAACCAGATTTTCTATCCAAAAGGATAAAACCAAGCACGCCCCAAGCTTGTTGGGAGTTAAGCAAGAAGTCGGCGAGACTCGTgactatatggaaaggttcaacaaggcCTGCTTGGAAATTCAAAATCTGCCCACTAAAGCCATGATCATGGGCATAGTCAATGGTCTTAAAGAGGGACCATTCTCCCAGTCAATATCCAAACGATACCCAACTTCTTTGAACAAAGTTCAAGGAAAAAAATTCCTGACTCAGGAAACCTTTTCCACAGACAAACCTGCCCTACTACCCTCGAACAAAGGAAAAGGAGCccaaaaagagagaagaacaGAACATagaaaatatcataactacactcTTTTAAGGGTTTTCCTGGTGAATGTGTACAGAGAAATATGCCATATGGAGATGCTCCCACCTCCTCGTCTGATTAAACACAAGAAAGCTGAAAGTCAGAAAGAATATTGTGAGTATCATAAGTTCTACGAGCATTCCGCCAATGAATGTTATGACTTAAAGAATATCATAGGAAAGTTGGCCAGAGAAGGCTGA